A genomic segment from uncultured Vibrio sp. encodes:
- a CDS encoding acetate/propionate family kinase has protein sequence MSNSFVLVINSGSSSLKFAVIDSNSGDAVLSGLGECFGLPEAEISWKYQGEKTVEAIPAGGNHHQYAVKRVVKLLDTLGLSSQFVAVGHRIVAGGETFKDTVKVDEKVIKEVERLAELAPLHNKANAEGMRAAMEAFPSLPQFAVFDTAFHQTMPAKAYMYALPYELYEEHKVRRYGAHGTSHYYVSREAAKMLDKSVSESSFITVHLGNGASVSAVKNGECVDTSMGLTPLAGLMMGTRCGDIDPSVIEFLFRKGWEKDELFEMMNKRSGFLGVSGVTSDARGVLEAMEAGNSRAKLAFDIFTYRVAKYITSYLAALDSLDGIIFTGGIGENSLPIRREILKNLKLLGFVEDEVGNEDARFGSSGIIATSELLGAKALVIPTNEEWVIAKQSVELL, from the coding sequence ATGTCTAATTCGTTTGTACTAGTGATCAACTCAGGAAGCTCATCACTAAAGTTCGCAGTCATCGATTCAAATTCAGGTGATGCCGTGCTAAGTGGTTTGGGTGAGTGTTTTGGCCTACCTGAAGCCGAAATCAGTTGGAAATATCAAGGAGAAAAAACCGTCGAAGCAATTCCAGCTGGCGGGAATCATCATCAGTACGCTGTTAAGCGCGTGGTAAAACTGCTCGATACGCTAGGCTTGAGTTCGCAATTCGTTGCGGTAGGGCACCGTATTGTTGCTGGCGGTGAAACCTTTAAAGACACAGTAAAAGTAGATGAAAAAGTTATTAAAGAAGTTGAGCGTTTAGCTGAACTGGCACCTCTTCATAACAAAGCGAACGCAGAAGGCATGCGTGCAGCGATGGAGGCATTCCCGTCATTACCTCAATTCGCGGTTTTTGATACGGCTTTCCACCAAACGATGCCTGCTAAAGCGTACATGTACGCTCTTCCTTATGAGCTTTACGAAGAGCATAAAGTTCGTCGATATGGTGCGCACGGTACAAGCCACTACTATGTAAGCCGTGAAGCAGCCAAAATGTTAGATAAGTCGGTTTCAGAAAGCAGCTTTATTACCGTGCACTTAGGTAATGGTGCTTCAGTTAGTGCGGTTAAAAATGGCGAATGTGTTGATACTAGTATGGGTTTGACTCCACTAGCTGGCCTAATGATGGGTACACGTTGTGGTGATATTGACCCGAGCGTTATCGAGTTTCTTTTCCGTAAAGGTTGGGAAAAAGACGAACTGTTTGAAATGATGAACAAAAGGTCTGGTTTCTTAGGTGTATCGGGGGTAACAAGTGATGCACGTGGTGTGCTAGAAGCGATGGAAGCAGGTAATTCTCGCGCTAAGTTAGCGTTTGACATCTTCACTTACCGTGTTGCTAAATACATTACTTCTTACCTTGCCGCCCTTGACTCACTAGACGGCATCATTTTCACCGGTGGTATCGGTGAGAACTCACTGCCAATTCGTCGAGAAATCTTGAAAAACCTAAAACTGTTAGGGTTTGTTGAAGATGAGGTAGGTAACGAAGACGCAAGATTTGGTAGCTCAGGTATCATTGCTACATCTGAGTTGCTCGGTGCGAAAGCTTTGGTAATTCCTACCAATGAAGAGTGGGTTATCGCTAAACAGTCGGTAGAGCTACTGTAA
- a CDS encoding DEAD/DEAH box helicase, whose translation MQDSVIQFSDLSLNDSILSALDGMGFVSPTPIQAAAIPHLLEGADALGKAQTGTGKTAAFSLPLLNKLDLNQRKPQAIVLAPTRELAIQVAAEMKNLGKNIKGLKVLEIYGGASIVDQMRALKNGAHVIVGTPGRVQDLINRERLHLDEVSTFVLDEADEMLNMGFVDDVTAIMEHAPESAQRVLFSATMPPMLKKIVERFLRDPVMVDVAGKNHTVDKVQQQFWVVKGVEKDEAMSRLLETEETDASIVFVRTRQDTERLADWLSARGFKAAALHGDIPQSQRERTVDHIKQGVIDILVATDVVARGLDVPRITHVFNYDIPFDVESYIHRIGRTGRAGRKGKAILLVRTNQIRMLRTIERVTKSSMEEIQLPLRDQVAEARVAKLGAELEAEKEHKSLDKFAELVEKLQTSLEIDPAMLAAMLLKRQQGKRPLFYIGEDPMVEAIERDKQRRKDRREGGRDGGRDGGRNFNNQDWDTYQLQVGREQGVQVKDIVGALANELGLGKGSIGAIKLAQGHTFVQLPKAMTSEAANKLSKLRIRQQDVGAVVCDFDDFRESRGGRRDGGRRDGGGYRGNREGGRREGGFRGNREGSRDGNREGGERRFDRNRGGDHRGNYRGERGHGRSRRTQDA comes from the coding sequence ATGCAAGATTCTGTTATTCAATTCAGTGATTTATCTCTGAATGATTCTATCCTTTCTGCTCTAGACGGAATGGGTTTCGTGTCACCAACTCCAATTCAGGCTGCGGCAATCCCACACCTATTGGAAGGTGCTGACGCGCTGGGCAAGGCACAAACGGGTACAGGTAAAACGGCAGCATTCTCACTGCCTCTTCTCAACAAACTAGATCTAAACCAACGTAAACCACAAGCAATCGTACTTGCTCCGACTCGTGAGCTAGCGATTCAGGTTGCGGCGGAAATGAAGAACCTTGGTAAAAATATCAAGGGCTTGAAAGTTCTAGAAATCTACGGCGGTGCTTCTATCGTTGATCAAATGCGTGCACTTAAGAATGGCGCGCATGTTATTGTTGGTACTCCTGGCCGTGTTCAAGACCTTATCAACCGTGAACGCCTACATCTAGACGAAGTTAGTACTTTCGTACTTGATGAAGCGGACGAAATGCTAAACATGGGTTTTGTTGACGACGTAACTGCAATCATGGAGCACGCTCCTGAATCAGCACAACGCGTTCTGTTCTCTGCGACTATGCCTCCAATGCTGAAAAAGATTGTTGAGCGCTTCCTTCGTGACCCTGTAATGGTAGACGTTGCTGGTAAGAACCACACTGTAGACAAAGTTCAACAGCAGTTCTGGGTAGTGAAGGGTGTAGAGAAAGATGAAGCGATGTCTCGTCTTCTTGAAACTGAAGAAACGGATGCGTCAATCGTATTCGTACGTACTCGCCAGGATACTGAGCGTCTAGCGGATTGGCTTTCAGCTCGTGGCTTTAAAGCTGCAGCACTGCACGGTGATATTCCTCAGTCTCAACGTGAGCGTACTGTAGATCACATCAAACAAGGTGTTATCGACATCCTAGTTGCAACTGATGTTGTTGCACGTGGTCTTGACGTTCCACGTATTACCCACGTATTTAACTATGACATCCCATTCGATGTTGAGTCATACATCCACCGTATCGGTCGTACAGGTCGTGCTGGACGTAAAGGTAAAGCGATCCTTCTGGTTCGTACAAACCAAATCCGTATGCTGCGTACTATCGAACGTGTAACTAAGTCATCAATGGAAGAGATCCAACTTCCTCTACGTGACCAGGTTGCTGAAGCTCGTGTGGCTAAGCTAGGTGCGGAGCTAGAAGCTGAGAAAGAACACAAATCACTCGATAAGTTTGCTGAGCTGGTTGAAAAACTACAAACTTCTCTTGAAATCGATCCAGCGATGCTTGCTGCGATGCTTCTTAAGCGTCAGCAAGGTAAACGCCCATTGTTCTACATTGGCGAAGACCCAATGGTTGAAGCGATTGAACGTGACAAGCAGCGTCGTAAAGATCGCCGTGAAGGTGGTCGTGATGGTGGTCGTGACGGTGGCCGCAATTTCAACAACCAAGATTGGGATACTTACCAGCTACAAGTTGGCCGTGAGCAAGGTGTTCAAGTTAAAGACATCGTTGGTGCTCTGGCAAACGAACTTGGCCTGGGTAAAGGTTCTATCGGTGCGATCAAGCTAGCGCAGGGTCACACATTCGTACAGCTACCAAAAGCAATGACTTCTGAAGCGGCAAACAAGCTAAGCAAACTACGTATCCGTCAACAAGATGTTGGTGCGGTAGTATGTGATTTCGATGATTTCCGTGAGTCTCGTGGTGGTCGTCGTGACGGCGGACGTCGTGATGGTGGCGGTTACCGTGGTAACCGTGAAGGTGGCCGTCGTGAAGGTGGTTTCCGTGGCAATCGCGAAGGCAGCCGTGATGGTAACCGCGAAGGTGGCGAGCGTCGTTTCGACCGTAACCGTGGTGGTGATCACCGTGGCAACTACCGTGGCGAACGTGGTCACGGACGTAGCCGTCGTACACAAGACGCATAA